One Salvia splendens isolate huo1 chromosome 12, SspV2, whole genome shotgun sequence genomic window carries:
- the LOC121757887 gene encoding agamous-like MADS-box protein AGL62 yields MNASGDGNNNYPMHPENEQRRKSKGRQKIEMAKIENDTNLQVTFSKRRTGVFKKASELGIQCGAEYAIVVYSPGEKPHSFGNPSVEAVTTRFLQANGGGGGAPPARGTIADRRVMAHQEAAENQRNQEVVTAEARVE; encoded by the exons ATGAATGCTTCAGGTGACGGCAACAACAACTACCCGATGCATCCCGAAAACGAGCAACGGAGGAAGAGCAAGGGGAGACAGAAGATCGAGATGGCGAAGATCGAGAACGACACCAATCTCCAAGTCACCTTCTCGAAGCGCCGCACAGGCGTCTTCAAGAAGGCGAGCGAGCTGGGCATACAGTGCGGCGCCGAGTACGCCATCGTGGTCTACTCCCCGGGCGAGAAGCCCCACTCCTTCGGCAACCCCAGCGTCGAAGCTGTCACCACCAG GTTCCTCCAAGCTaacggcggtggtggtggagcgCCGCCAGCTAGAGGCACTATAGCCGACAGGAGGGTCATGGCCCACCAGGAGGCCGCGGAAAACCAGCGCAACCAGGAGGTGGTCACTGCGGAGGCGCGGGTGGAGTAG